In a genomic window of Arachnia rubra:
- the eutC gene encoding ethanolamine ammonia-lyase subunit EutC: MSIEQSQQFEEIVRRVIAELGVRPASDAPQQAATPEPRRGQQEQEAEAEIPDIRAVDYRQVYRVPDPANPDEFARLKARTWARLGQGRTGPRYTTAAQLRFWADQAAAMDAVFTDVASDWLEHAGLFTVQTKCRSKDEYLTNPELGAQFDDAVIAEIKQRCQSKPEVQVFVADGLSSTSVEANVAELLPALDQGLKLHGLTMGTPFFVKYGRVRSMEPISEALGATVTCVLLGERPGLASAESLSAYLAYQAKVGMSEAERTCVSNIHSSGSNPIEAGAHLADLIAAMIKQKTSGIHLEL, from the coding sequence GCAGAACTCGGTGTGCGCCCTGCGTCCGATGCGCCTCAGCAGGCCGCCACACCAGAGCCACGCCGAGGGCAGCAGGAACAGGAAGCGGAGGCGGAGATCCCGGATATCCGGGCCGTCGACTACCGGCAGGTCTACCGGGTACCGGATCCGGCGAATCCAGACGAGTTCGCGCGGCTGAAGGCCCGCACCTGGGCCAGGCTTGGCCAGGGCCGGACCGGACCGCGATACACCACGGCAGCGCAACTGCGTTTCTGGGCGGATCAGGCCGCAGCCATGGATGCGGTGTTCACGGATGTGGCGTCCGACTGGCTGGAGCACGCCGGGTTGTTCACAGTGCAGACCAAGTGCAGGTCAAAGGACGAGTACCTGACCAACCCGGAGCTTGGCGCCCAGTTTGACGACGCCGTCATAGCCGAGATCAAGCAGCGTTGCCAGTCCAAGCCTGAGGTGCAGGTCTTCGTGGCCGATGGTCTTTCATCGACCTCGGTGGAGGCCAACGTCGCGGAGTTGTTGCCGGCGCTGGACCAGGGCCTGAAGCTGCACGGCCTGACGATGGGAACCCCATTCTTCGTGAAATACGGCCGGGTGCGTTCCATGGAACCGATCTCCGAGGCACTCGGCGCAACTGTCACCTGCGTGCTGCTCGGGGAACGTCCGGGACTGGCCAGTGCGGAGTCGCTGTCGGCCTACCTGGCCTACCAGGCAAAGGTGGGGATGTCGGAGGCGGAGCGGACCTGTGTCTCCAACATCCACAGCTCCGGTTCGAATCCAATCGAGGCTGGCGCCCACCTAGCAGATCTGATTGCTGCGATGATCAAGCAGAAGACCTCGGGAATCCATCTAGAGCTATGA
- a CDS encoding GntR family transcriptional regulator: MKLEPAQRVGDQAFDAIHDAIMTGEYRAGQRLQIRQLAEKLGTSVMPVREAIKRLEELSLVETFPHRSAVVKRFTRDELLQLYAVRRILEVEATRLGAPAVPTKDIQALRKLHSRLASALARGNAIEYLEFDEKLLASVYLCSGNTVLLDTIRRLWQRCRSYKIVGVRRQIESGQTDILLSYQEELINAVAAGDVDRAEQITADSLDAATERIRAALPDEGAD; this comes from the coding sequence ATGAAGCTGGAACCTGCCCAGCGTGTTGGAGACCAGGCGTTCGATGCCATTCACGATGCGATCATGACTGGCGAGTATCGAGCGGGGCAACGGCTCCAGATCCGCCAGCTCGCTGAGAAGCTGGGCACCAGCGTCATGCCGGTGCGGGAGGCAATCAAGCGGCTGGAGGAGCTCAGCCTCGTGGAGACCTTCCCACACCGCAGCGCCGTCGTGAAACGTTTCACCCGGGACGAGCTCCTCCAGCTGTATGCGGTCCGCCGCATCCTGGAGGTTGAGGCGACACGGCTGGGGGCACCCGCTGTGCCCACCAAGGACATCCAGGCGCTCCGCAAGCTTCATAGCCGCCTGGCCTCAGCCTTGGCCCGGGGGAATGCCATCGAGTATCTGGAGTTCGACGAGAAACTGCTCGCCAGCGTGTATCTCTGCTCCGGCAACACGGTGCTGCTGGATACGATCCGCAGGCTGTGGCAGCGGTGCCGTTCGTACAAGATCGTGGGTGTCAGGCGGCAGATCGAATCCGGCCAGACCGACATCCTGTTGTCTTACCAAGAAGAGCTGATCAACGCTGTCGCCGCTGGCGACGTGGACCGGGCGGAACAGATAACGGCGGATTCCCTGGACGCCGCCACTGAGCGGATCCGGGCCGCCCTGCCAGATGAGGGAGCCGATTAG
- a CDS encoding protoporphyrinogen/coproporphyrinogen oxidase, with amino-acid sequence MKDVIVVGAGLAGLSAAWRMRHWDTLVLEADSRVGGRIRSERRGQYWLNWGGHVFAGPGSSTDSLLNEVGVLAVAVPGSLQGLQMNGKFIRKGHIATYPFRIPMSFKARLATLLTGIKVVSGVARYTAVVRQRPGESGPMRQQRVYDFDNERSFLDFIKDQPEDAAALFKTTVTRSAGDMDQISAGSGIGYFSLVLGIGQGLNRAIVGGPSTLTESVAVALGDTVQLGARVHEVVHRKNSVLVRYEQDGQDHEAEARAVILATTADVSHQIAVDLPYDLNEALGKVQYGPHVSTAFLTNETTRQRWDDVYAIAAPKRSFAICLNHASVIRSQEKERQPGGSIMCFSPASLGRALFDKSNEEVIATHLADLEEVLRPGFSDMVVEARAER; translated from the coding sequence GTGAAGGATGTAATCGTTGTCGGAGCTGGCCTTGCCGGATTGTCTGCTGCCTGGCGGATGCGCCACTGGGACACACTGGTTCTGGAAGCCGACTCCCGCGTGGGTGGCCGGATACGCTCCGAGCGGCGTGGTCAGTACTGGCTGAACTGGGGAGGGCACGTGTTCGCAGGCCCGGGCAGTTCAACGGACTCGCTGCTGAACGAGGTCGGGGTCTTAGCCGTCGCGGTGCCGGGTTCCCTTCAAGGCCTTCAGATGAATGGGAAGTTCATCCGGAAGGGGCACATCGCCACCTATCCGTTCCGCATCCCGATGTCGTTCAAGGCCCGGCTTGCCACCCTGCTCACCGGCATCAAGGTAGTCAGCGGCGTGGCCCGCTACACCGCCGTCGTGCGGCAGCGCCCTGGGGAGTCCGGTCCGATGCGGCAGCAGCGAGTTTACGATTTCGACAACGAGCGTTCGTTCCTCGACTTCATCAAGGACCAGCCCGAGGATGCCGCAGCCCTGTTCAAGACGACGGTGACACGTTCCGCCGGGGATATGGACCAGATCTCGGCCGGGTCGGGCATCGGGTATTTCAGTTTGGTGCTCGGTATCGGACAGGGCCTGAACCGGGCCATCGTGGGCGGCCCGTCGACCCTCACCGAGTCCGTCGCGGTGGCTCTCGGGGACACCGTCCAGCTCGGCGCCAGGGTTCACGAGGTGGTTCACCGGAAGAACTCAGTGCTCGTGCGCTACGAGCAGGACGGCCAGGACCACGAGGCCGAGGCCCGGGCAGTCATCCTGGCGACAACCGCCGATGTCTCACACCAGATCGCCGTTGATCTCCCGTATGACCTGAACGAGGCCCTGGGCAAGGTCCAGTACGGGCCCCACGTGAGCACAGCCTTCCTCACCAACGAGACAACCCGTCAGCGCTGGGACGACGTCTACGCGATCGCGGCTCCGAAGCGGTCGTTCGCCATCTGCCTGAACCATGCAAGCGTGATCCGCAGCCAGGAGAAGGAACGCCAGCCAGGCGGCTCCATCATGTGCTTCTCCCCCGCCAGCCTTGGACGGGCTCTCTTCGACAAGAGCAACGAGGAGGTCATCGCGACACATCTGGCGGATCTTGAGGAAGTCCTGCGGCCAGGTTTCTCCGACATGGTTGTGGAGGCCCGGGCCGAGCGCTGA
- a CDS encoding alanine/glycine:cation symporter family protein — MIPLDITSDTQAIADFIWNPMAYVVLGLGLAYTIGTKAVQFRRVPDMVRQLRDSTGGDGGMSSFQALAMALASRVGVGSIAGVATAIGGGGPGALLWMAVTGLLGCTVGYAEACLSQTFKRQVEDEDLKRAKEDIGGMPYYIRYGLNWPKVGALIAVLGVVGYGLVFPGLQVSTIASSWSRAFGLPSWGPAVVVTGLVAMVIFGGTVRLVKVTQVLVPLLAFGYLGLALAVIGINYAQIPSAISLIVRSAFGMEPLLAGIAGAAVAWGVRRAVFASSNGLGEATFSAAGARTSHPGKQGLVQTFSVYIDILLICMASGLMMVVSGKFNVTNPDGGFFIENLPGVAVGPNWVQESINTLAPGWGPAFVAVAVLMFGFACLLAYFYVANTNLLYLLDGRKGKGLKLGLKLGTMAIVFTGSIISADFVWAVGDIGLGLIAWVNLFCLVFLFKIVRTVWKDYEEQARAGLDPHFDPVKLGIKNADFWLVKHDWGSRQESESNENQPKPTTN, encoded by the coding sequence ATGATCCCTCTGGACATCACCTCAGACACTCAGGCGATAGCGGACTTCATCTGGAATCCGATGGCGTATGTGGTTCTCGGCCTGGGACTGGCCTACACGATCGGCACCAAGGCTGTGCAGTTCCGGCGGGTCCCGGACATGGTCCGCCAGCTGCGTGACTCGACTGGCGGCGACGGCGGCATGTCGTCATTCCAGGCCCTGGCCATGGCCCTCGCGAGCCGCGTCGGTGTGGGTTCCATCGCGGGTGTTGCCACCGCGATCGGCGGTGGCGGCCCGGGCGCCTTGCTGTGGATGGCTGTCACCGGCCTGCTGGGCTGCACCGTCGGCTACGCAGAGGCCTGCCTGTCCCAGACGTTCAAACGCCAGGTCGAGGACGAAGATCTGAAACGGGCCAAGGAGGATATCGGCGGTATGCCGTATTACATCCGGTACGGCCTGAACTGGCCCAAGGTGGGAGCGCTCATCGCGGTCCTGGGTGTCGTCGGCTATGGCCTGGTGTTCCCCGGCCTCCAGGTCAGTACCATCGCCAGCAGCTGGAGTCGGGCTTTTGGGTTGCCGTCCTGGGGGCCTGCGGTCGTCGTGACCGGCCTGGTCGCGATGGTGATCTTCGGTGGCACCGTCCGGCTGGTCAAGGTGACCCAGGTGCTGGTGCCGCTGCTGGCCTTCGGCTATCTGGGCCTGGCGCTGGCGGTCATCGGCATCAACTATGCCCAGATTCCCAGCGCCATCAGTCTGATAGTCCGCTCGGCCTTCGGCATGGAGCCGCTGCTGGCGGGCATCGCGGGGGCTGCTGTCGCCTGGGGCGTCCGGCGTGCGGTGTTCGCCTCGTCGAACGGACTGGGTGAGGCCACCTTCTCCGCGGCTGGCGCGCGCACGTCGCATCCGGGCAAGCAGGGCCTGGTGCAGACCTTCAGCGTCTACATCGACATCCTGCTGATCTGCATGGCCAGTGGGCTCATGATGGTGGTCTCGGGCAAATTCAACGTGACCAACCCCGACGGTGGTTTCTTCATCGAGAACCTGCCGGGTGTGGCCGTCGGGCCGAACTGGGTGCAGGAGTCCATCAACACCTTGGCTCCCGGCTGGGGTCCGGCCTTCGTGGCAGTGGCGGTGCTGATGTTCGGTTTCGCCTGCCTGCTGGCCTATTTCTACGTCGCCAACACCAACCTGTTGTACCTGCTGGATGGGCGCAAGGGCAAAGGCCTGAAACTCGGTCTGAAGCTCGGCACCATGGCGATCGTCTTCACCGGCTCGATCATCAGCGCCGATTTCGTGTGGGCTGTCGGCGATATCGGGCTCGGCCTGATCGCCTGGGTCAACCTGTTCTGCCTGGTGTTCCTGTTCAAGATCGTCCGCACGGTCTGGAAGGATTACGAGGAGCAGGCCAGGGCAGGGCTGGATCCGCACTTCGACCCGGTCAAGCTCGGGATCAAGAATGCCGACTTCTGGCTGGTCAAACACGACTGGGGTTCCCGTCAGGAAAGTGAAAGCAACGAGAACCAGCCAAAGCCCACAACAAACTAA
- a CDS encoding iron-containing alcohol dehydrogenase — protein sequence MFTVDTYTPTRVIFGAGRLEELASVELPGTKALICVTADGLMEKIGVQQRVLDLLAKNNVEAAIFSDITPNPNRETVMAAAALAEREGCDFFIGLGGGSSIDVAKATAIIAKNGGDLWDYAEVGSGGRKPVQVAAPIITIATTCGTGTETDQYCVITKEETAEKIDFTMDALFPTLSIIDPELMVSLPKNQTMFQGFDAFFHNAECYITNNNQNRLLDLFTIDGFTTVYQWLPKALENGSNLEARTNMAYGANILGGYAMAHCFVTTHHIIGQAMGGVFPKVPHGATLILIAKEFYRLWAPKFPEFFDAMGKLLGVEPDPAQPGTGFSRAVEQLMEVTGASDLKMSDFGIDPAEFQRIADNTVDVIGIDWDRYVMSKEEIVQLLEKSYR from the coding sequence ATGTTCACCGTAGACACCTACACCCCGACTCGCGTCATCTTCGGTGCCGGGCGGCTCGAGGAACTCGCCTCAGTGGAGCTACCGGGGACCAAAGCCCTGATCTGCGTCACAGCCGATGGCCTGATGGAGAAAATCGGCGTTCAGCAGCGGGTCCTCGATCTGCTGGCCAAGAACAACGTCGAGGCCGCGATCTTCAGCGACATCACACCCAACCCGAACCGGGAGACCGTGATGGCAGCGGCAGCTCTTGCCGAACGAGAGGGCTGTGACTTCTTCATCGGGCTGGGTGGCGGCTCCAGCATCGACGTGGCGAAGGCGACTGCGATCATCGCCAAGAATGGCGGTGACCTGTGGGATTACGCCGAGGTCGGCAGCGGCGGGCGCAAACCCGTCCAGGTCGCAGCACCCATCATCACCATCGCCACCACCTGCGGCACCGGCACCGAGACAGACCAGTACTGCGTCATCACCAAGGAGGAGACCGCCGAGAAGATCGATTTCACCATGGACGCGTTATTCCCGACGCTGTCTATCATCGATCCCGAATTAATGGTTTCACTGCCCAAGAACCAGACGATGTTCCAGGGCTTCGACGCTTTCTTCCACAACGCGGAATGCTATATCACCAACAACAACCAGAACCGCCTGCTGGACCTGTTCACCATTGATGGTTTCACCACTGTCTACCAGTGGCTGCCCAAAGCGCTGGAGAATGGCTCCAACCTGGAGGCGCGCACGAATATGGCCTATGGCGCAAACATTCTGGGTGGATATGCGATGGCGCACTGCTTCGTCACGACCCATCACATCATCGGCCAGGCCATGGGTGGGGTATTCCCCAAGGTTCCGCACGGCGCCACCTTGATCCTGATCGCGAAAGAGTTCTACCGGCTCTGGGCACCCAAGTTCCCCGAATTCTTCGACGCGATGGGCAAGCTGCTCGGGGTGGAACCCGACCCAGCGCAGCCCGGAACCGGTTTCTCCCGGGCCGTCGAACAGCTGATGGAGGTCACGGGAGCCAGCGACCTGAAGATGTCGGACTTCGGCATCGACCCGGCGGAGTTCCAGAGGATCGCCGACAACACAGTCGACGTCATCGGGATCGACTGGGATCGCTATGTGATGTCCAAGGAGGAGATCGTGCAGCTGCTGGAGAAATCCTACCGCTAA
- a CDS encoding GNAT family N-acetyltransferase, with protein MDVVIHIDQIPELDELVSLYDSVGWTAYTREPEMLRRALKGSSRVVTAYEGERLIGLARIISDGATIAYLQDVLVRPEVHRCGIGRCLVEMVFEPYARVRQHVLMTDASPRQRAFYESLGFTELHALGPAPGRAFARFQV; from the coding sequence ATGGACGTCGTCATCCACATTGACCAGATACCAGAGCTTGACGAATTGGTCAGCTTGTATGACTCCGTCGGATGGACTGCCTATACCCGTGAGCCGGAGATGCTGCGCCGGGCGCTGAAAGGATCATCGCGGGTGGTGACCGCCTACGAGGGCGAACGGTTGATCGGGCTGGCCCGGATCATCTCAGATGGTGCCACGATTGCCTATCTGCAGGATGTGCTGGTGCGGCCTGAAGTACATCGGTGTGGCATCGGCCGGTGTCTCGTCGAAATGGTCTTCGAGCCGTACGCCAGAGTGCGCCAGCACGTCCTGATGACCGACGCCTCACCCCGGCAGCGCGCCTTCTACGAGTCCCTGGGATTCACAGAGCTACACGCCCTGGGACCGGCACCCGGCCGGGCCTTCGCCCGCTTCCAGGTCTGA